DNA sequence from the Candidatus Fluviicola riflensis genome:
TTCGTTTCAGCTCGTTTCGCGCCAGGTTGAGGTAAAACACCGTGGAATCATAACCTGATACCTTCTCCAATGAATCGAGCGTCAGATAAGCTTCTTTGTAGAAAATGTTGGCGATGTGGAAATAATTTGATGCCGGTTCAATGCCATTCCTCGGATTATTGGCGAGGCTTTGGGTGATCTTTTCCTTGAATTGCCCGATTGAATCCAACGCGAAAAAATCATCACAGTCCAGGCACATTTTACCTTCACGGTCCTGGATGAGGTATTGGTCCTTATCGAGGTCGTAATAACTTGTGTCGGCCGAAAACTCGCGCACGTTACTGATCTCCGATGTTAAGGCCCAGTAAGGCGAATTCGGAAAATGAGTAATCGCAAAAAGCCGCGGTTCTGTGAGGAAAAAAGCCTTGTCTTTCACTTTTCCATGATGGATCACTATGCGTAGCCGATACCAGCTTAGCACACGGTCAACCACCCGCCAGAAAAGAGGGAGCTGTTCCACCAACCTGATTTTCTTCTCCTTGTGTTTCGGGATCTCGCAGAAAACATTCTTCTCATGCTTCACAATCAGTACTTTTTTTCGGAGTTTCGTTTTGTTTGTATGAATGTTGACACGCCAGTTATAAACCCGCTGACTGAATTTTCCCAACCGGTATTCATATCCTCCAGCCGACCAGGTTACGTCATACACATACCACTTATCGTCCAGTTTCACTGCATTCCACGCGTGATTATCGAAGTAAATGGTGTCGTTGATGTCAAACAACATATCTTTGGCATAACCTGTAACTGTCACGTTGTGAATATCGGCAAGTGCGCACAGGTGATCCATCAGGGCGGCATACTGAAAACAGATCGCCTCTTTTCGCCGCAATACTTTACGAATGTCCGTCTCGGAATAGTACCCTTTCCCCGAATAATAACTGCGGTAATCATACTGAACATTAGAAGCCACCCAGGCAAAAATCGCCTCAAACTTTTCGAGATCACCTGTCTTTCCGGCAGTCAGCGTCTCCACCAATAATTTCGGATCGCGTTCGGTTTTCCAGGACAATTTCGGTGCTCGAATCACAGAGCTGCTGTCAGGCTGCGCGAACAACATCTGCGTCAGCAACAGCATCGCAATCAGGCAAATGTTAGAAAGGGAATTGACAGGCGGCTTTATCATTTAGTCGACAAACAGGTTCGCAAAATACACAATAATCCATTTACGGAAATGGAGGAGGTTTATTGTGTATGTCGGGAGGTGGGGAGAGGTAACCGCAGGATGGATTAATAAGTTATATTTGAACAAGAGAAAACAAACCCGAACAAGTGGATAATAGCTTCCTGACATCCTACATTCATCAGTTTCAACATCTAAACAGGGCACACAATTTAGGAGGCGCTCCGCATAAACCCATTCTCCTGCTTTCCATTGCGCAGTTGATCAACCGAGGTGACATCATTGATAATCGTATCCGCATAAGCGAAGAATTGGTGCTGGCATTTAAGGATAATTGGTACCGTTTTGTCGATACGCCTCACACCCTGAATTTTGCGTTGCCGTTCTTTCACATGGGACATGAACCCTTTTGGAAATTGGTTCCTTATCCGAGAATGGAAATCGGGTTGACCAACTCCAAAAGCATCAAGAGTTTTAAGAATTTACAGGAAACACTCAATTACGCATGGTTAGATCAGCCTTTATTTGAATTGTTGAAGAATCCGGAAATGAATCAATTGCTGGTAAATGTATTGCTGGATCGGTATTTTCCCCGAACGAAAGACCGGCAACAACAGGAGATTCCGCTATTTCTCACCAACCCTGATTCACTGATGATAGCCGAGCCGGAATTGGTGCAATGGGAAAAGCCGATTGCTATCGTGACTAAGGATCAAAAGGAACAAATTGTATTTCTTAGAAGTGCTCTTTTTAAGCGCGAAATTCCACGTGTGTATTCTTACAGATGTGCCATTTCAGGATTACAGGTGAAAATTCCACCACGATCATTCAGATTAATAGAAGCTTGTCACATCAAACCGTTTTCCTTATCTGAAACCGAAACCATTGGGAACGGCATTGCGCTCACGCAAACACTGCACAGAGCATTTGATGGTGGTTTGATCACCATCGATAAAGCCTACAAAACAGTTGTCTCTGCTCGTATTGAGGAAAACCGCGATTCACCTTATGCGCTGCATCAGTTTCATGGGAAATCGATTTACCTGCCGGGTGATAAGCGGCTGTATCCAAGTCAGGAGATTTTGGAATGGCATAGGAGTGAGCGGTTTGAGAGGTGATGAATAACTGTGCCTAGTTTTGAATTTGCAGCGCGAATTCTTCCATTTCTTCAAGTGCAATAATCCAATTTACATCATCACCTGCATATATGAAACCAATCTTATTGTTGTTTAGATAATTGATAACCGGGATGTCAGGTATCTGATTTGAAATAAAAATCGTCACGAAGTTAGTTTCATCTTTTGATGTTAGTGATTTGATCGTAAATTCTTCATTTAAGTATAAAATAATAAAACAAATTGTTATTCTTCGGGTTGGTTCGTCTAGATTCGGATCGCTAAATGATAACTCAATTTGGTTTTGTTTTTTGACAAGCGCATAATTTTTTTTATCAGCATATTGCGAGATTACCTCAAATATTTGATTGATCATTATTCTTTCTTCCAAATAATCCGATAGAAGATCAGCTTGATCTGAATTCACCAAATTGTCAATATCTCTTAAGATATAAATTGTTCCACCAATAAGACAAGTAAGGAAAAGTGGAATCAGGTATAAATAATACCAACCGGTCCAAGGAATTACGAATGCATTTGAGGCAAATACGATTAATAGAATAGTAAAGTATTCAAGAATTCTTGATTTAATTAAGCTAGTGGCTTCAGTTTCATTAATAACTGTTAGCAAACCAATAGAGCCAAATTCTGGATCTTTTGTGCTGATGCTGTCAAACACTTGGATAGTCCAACTAGGTTTTACACCAATTGAAATTAAATGATCAGTGATCTGATTATTTGGATTTTTAGTATTTGAAATCGATCTTTTCTTAAAACATTTGATGATAAGTAGGCTAGCCAAACTGATTGTAAAAAATAATATGGCAAGTATCAAAAAGCAAGGAAAGCATACAGCATAAATTACCAATTGTTTAGCTATAATCTCCCAAACAATGATCCAAATGATTACAGAATAAACAACGAGTGAGACTAGTTGAAATGGCGATATTTTCTCGTTCAGAGACATGAAATTGAACTCATCTGACCATTGAAATTCAAAATTTGAAATTGGAAATAATAATTGAACAAGCAGTGTTGAAAATATTAGGGTTATAAGTAATTTGATTATTATCAAAATAATGCGCTCTGCTTTTTCGGGTTCCTCTAGAATGATTTTGATAAATCGAATCATGATTATGTATTGCTTGTAAAGAGGTGAATTTAAGAAAATTCATATAGAATAAACTTGCTGGAATTAGGTGAGTGGAATCATAGATTTCTTACCACTAGCTTACCTAGTCCTATGTACCCTTGAAATCCCAACACCAACCCATCCAACCCCAAAACCACCAAATTCTCCCGTTTCCAACCCGAAAAACCACCTCGACCCCAGTAAAATCAAACCTTCTGGCATCAATTCAATGTCAACCCCGTAGATGCCCCATAGACGTCCCGTATATATCCCGTATATATCCCGTGTCAGCCATCCCAAAAAATGACTTTCTGATCCTTGAAATCCTAAAACTCCGTAGCGATGGACGTTAGGACATCTGCTACGGAGTGGTCTTCTATCTCAAGTCTCCCGTCTACAACTCAATTCATCCTAGTTTTCCACATTCCCACTTTTCCCCACCATTCTATTTTTCACTTAAATTCCAATAAAATCAGTACCTTTACACCCATTGTTGTAACCTTTACACGTGTTCATACGTACGAAGTTTTCAACAAAGTGTAACTTGGTGGTAAAAAGTGGGTTATTTCCCCTAATTTTACCCATTATTTAAGCTATGGCTGGACTTGTAGGAGAATTTGAAGTGAAACTTGACGGTAAGGGGCGATTCCTCTTCCCGGCTGGGTTGCGCAAACAACTTTCTCCCGAGGCTCAGGAACAATTCATGTTGAACAAAGGCTTTGAGGATTGTCTCACGCTGTATCCGATGAACGAATGGGATAAGCTCGCAGACAAACTCAGCAAACTCAACCTGTTTAAACCCAAAAACCGAATGTTCTACCGTTTGTTCCATCAGGGAGCAAAGCAGGTGGCGCTCGATTCTGCCGGACGTGTACTCGTTCCGGTGATGCACATGGAGCGTGTGGGGTTAGATAAGGATGTGATGCTCATCGCCTACAACGACCGAATTGAGATCTGGGACAAGTCCAAATACTTCCAACTGTTGGATGGTAACATGGCTGATTTCGCTGATTTGGCGGATGAAGTAATGGGTGATTTGGGGAACGATGACGAATAACGACACATACCATGTACCGGTAATGCTCAAAGAATGTTTAGACGGATTGTCTATTCATCCCGATGGCACTTACGTTGATGTTACCTTCGGTGGTGGTGGTCATTCGCGCGCCATTTTCGAGCAGCTTTCTCCCAAAGGACAATTAGTCGTATTCGATCAGGATCCTGATGCGCGTGCCAATGCATGGTCTGCTCCCAATTTCCATTTTGTTCCCGCCAATTTTTCCTTCCTCAAAAACCATTTGAAAGTAATGGGAATCAACAAGGTCGACGGTATTCTGGCCGATCTTGGAGTTTCCTCACATCAGTTCGATGATACCAAGCGCGGGTTCTCCATTCGTGGCGATGAAGCCCTGGATATGCGTATGAATCAAAGTGGTGAAATCACCGCGGCAAGCATTTTGGCAACCTATGACGAAGAGCAGCTGGCGAAAATTTTCCGTGCTTACGGCGAAGTTCAGGGTGCCTACAAGGCAGCGGTGGAATTGGTGAAACAACGCAAGCGCAAGCCGATCAAAACAACCGGTCAGCTAATGGAAATCTTGTTTCCCCTGGCGCCGAAGTTCAAGGATCATAAATATTTCGCGCAGATCTTCCAGGCCTTGCGCATCGAAGTGAACCAGGAAATGGAAGCCTTGGAAAAATTCCTCCTGCAAATTCCGGATGTATTAAAAACCGATGGCCGTTTGGTGGTGATGTCCTATCATTCACTGGAAGACCGTTTGGTGAAAAATATCATGAAACGTGGTAATATCGACGGATCGATTGAGAAGGATTTCTTCGGCAATGTATTAAAGCCGTTCGAGGAAATTACCCGCAAACCCGTTAGCCCGACGGAAGAAGAAATTACGGCCAATTCGCGGGCCCGCAGTGCCAAGTTACGAATCGCAAAACGTGTGTCTGATGGAAAATGAATACCACGAACGCGTAGGGGGCGATCGGGATCGCCCTGATAAATCGGATCGCAATCCGCGCTCTGGACGACGGTCGCGTGACGATGATCGTGATATCGGCCGTGAGGCCCTGGAAAACCTGCAAGGCAACGTATATCGTGAAAAACCGCCCGTTGATAAAGAACCTGTGGGGTCGCGGTTCACCGCGACCAACAATGCGACCAATACTGAAACCGGTCGTAAAACGACCGATGGCGTAAAGGTCGAACGTGATCGACCTGATCCGCGCCAAAAAAAAACACCCCGTCCCCCAAAACGCCCCAACATCATTGTTCAGGTCCTCAACGGCGATATCCTCACCCGTGATTTTGTATTGAACAACCTCACATACATTTTCTTTTTCCTCTTCCTGTTGTTGTTGGTGGTGGGGAAAGGTTATTACGGCAAACAATTGACCAAGGACATTGATGCGCTGCAAACGGAAGTGAATGCCAATACGGCAGAATATATAGAGAATAAAGCAAGGCTGGAAGAGTTGACATCGCGCTACCGCCTGGTAGAAATGCTGGAGCGGCGCGGATTGAAAGAATCGTTGAAACCGGCGAAGGTGATTCGCATTAAACAACCCGAAAAATGAGTGATAAAAAGGATCTGATCTGGAGAGCCTACCTCGTTTATTTAGGCTTTTTTGTTGCGTTGATCGTAGTCATCGTGAAAATTGTGATGATCCAAACTGAAGGAACAGCGACTATTTTCGCGAATAAGGAAGAGAAGATCCCGAAAAGGGCTATGCCGCGTTTCCCGCGCAAAGGCGAAATCCTCGACCGCAATTATACACCATTGGTGACTTCGGTGTCGTTCTACGATATTCACATGGATCCGGGGGTGGTAGACCAGGAAGTGTTCGACCGCGATATTTCCGATCTGGCGCGTGGTCTGTCAGGGATTTTCCCAAGTACATCGGCGCGTGATTACGAAAACATGATCCGTCGGGCGCGGGTGAACAACAAACATTACATCACCATTAAACTCAAAGCGACCAATGAACAACGCAGACGGGTGCGTGAGTTGCCGATCTTTAAACTAGGACGAAACAAAGGTGGGTTGATCGATACGGATGAAACGGTGGTGCGTAAACGTCCGCATGGTGAAATGTTGCAGCGTACCCTTGGTTACTACCAGAAAAACAAGGGCGAGAAAGAGTTGCGCGTTGGAATTGAAGGGGCTTATATCGAATACCTTGCCGGAGAACCGGGATTGGAGATTGAACAGAAAATCTCTTCAGGCTGGAAGAAAACCGGGCAAATGCTCCGGGAGCCGGTCGAAGGTGCTGATTTGATCACGACCATCGATCTGAACATCCAGGAAGTGGCGCATTCGGAGTTGTACCAGCAATTGAAAAATCAGGGTGCGCGCAGTGGATCGGTGATCGTAATGGATGTGAAAACCGGCTACGTTCGCGCAATCGTGAATTTACAGCTGGGGAAAGACGGTGAATACCACGAATTGTACAACCACGCTATCGGTACGAAGGAAGTTCCGGGATCGACCTTCAAATTGGCGGCATTAATGGCTGCGCTGGAAGATGAAAAAATCGCACTTAGCGATACGGTGAATGCCGACGGTGAATACAATTTCTTCGGAAAGAAACTGAAAGATTCCAATCCGTATGGTTACGGACGCATCTCTGTTCGCCGGGCATTTGAACTGTCGTCAAACGTCATCGCGAAAGTGATTTACAATGCCTATCGCACAGAACCGGAGGCGTTTACAGCACGCTTGAAAGAATTCGGAATCACTGAACCGTTGGGTATCGAACTGCAAGGCGAGCCGGTTCCTACGGTGTACCAACCGGGTTCGTCGCATTGGTGGGGCGGTTCACTGGCGTGGATGTCAATCGGGTACGAAGTACAGCAAACACCATTGCAAACACTGGCTTTTTACAATGCGGTGGCAAATGAAGGAACGCTCGTTCGTCCGCAGTTTGTGCAGGAAATTCGCCGCGGTTCGGAAGTGGTGAAACTGAGCAAGCCGATTGTGCTTCGCCAGAAAATCTGTTCCGACAGAACCTTGCGCCAGTTGCAGGAATGTTTATCGGGAGTGGTGAAACGCGGTACAGGTAGCGCCTTGAAATCGTCGCTGTTCGACATCGCAGGTAAAACCGGAACGGCCCGGATCCTGAACGACGATTTACGTTACGGCGAAAAAGGTGAAGAGCGTTACCAGGCTTCGTTTGTGGGTTATTTCCCGGCTAAGGAACCGCTTTATTCGTGTATTGTGGTAGTGTCGGCCCCAAGCAAAGACATTTACGGAGCTACGGTTTCAGGAACAGTGTTTTCGGCCATCGCCAACAAAGTGTACTCCAACACACTGAGGTACCACAAAGCGATCAACGAATCGCGCAAAAAAGTGAAAGAAGCGCCGCTTTCAATGGACGGTAACCGCGCTGATATTTTAGCAGTGCTTGGCCATTTGGGCATTCACTATTCCATTTTGCAGCAGTCAGATTGGTTCAGCACGAAAGCCGAAGGAAATAACGTGAAAATGGATCGCCGCAAGGTGAATAAAAATACGGTTCCCAACGTGGTCGGTTTGTCTGCCCGCGATGCGGTTTACCTCATAGAACGCCTCGGAATGCATGTGTATTTGCGCGGATCAGGACAAGTGGTGTCGCAGACCATTCCGGCAGGAACACCGGCCTACAAAGGCGGATTGATAGAATTGGTATTGAAATGATAAAGTTAAACGACATAGCATCAGCAACAACAGTCAACTCGTGGATCGGTCCGCAAGATGCTGCTGTGTCGGCAATTGTGTTCGACTCGCGCAAAGCTGTTGCGGGAACGGTGTTTGTGGCCATGAAGGGAACCAAAGCCGACGGGCACGATTTCCTTTCGCAGGTAATCACCCAGGGCTGCACGGCAATTGTGACCGAAAAAACAATCGATTCTCCGGCTGATGTAACGCAATTGGTGGTTCCCGATACCGGAAAAGCATTGGGAGAATTGGCGCATGCATTTTACGGTTCGCCATCAGATGAATTGATCCTTGTTGGCATTACCGGAACCAACGGAAAAACAACTTGCACAACGTTGCTGCACCGCTTGTACACAAATCTCGGCTACAAAGTAGGCTTGTTGTCTACGGTAGTGAATCTTATTGGTGACGAAGCGGTTCCTGCTACGCATACCACACCTGATCCGGTAGCGTTGAACGCTTTATTGGCGGATATGGTCGCGCAGGGTTGCTCGCACTGTTTCATGGAAGTGAGTTCGCATGCTGTGTCGCAAAACCGCATTGCCGGGTTGAATTTCAAAGGTGGCGCGTTTACCAACATCACGCACGATCATTTGGATTACCACGGCACGTTCAAGGCTTACATTGAAGCGAAAAAAGGATTCTTCGACAATTTGGCGAAAGGAACATTTGCCCTCACGAATGCCGATGATAAAAACGGAATGGTGATGGTGCAAAACACCAAAGCAACCATTTCCACTTACGCCATGAAAAGTCACGCCGACTACATGGTGAAAGTGCTTGAAAATAGTTTCGGCGGATTGGTGCTGACCATCAACGGAACTGAAGTCTGGACGCGGTTGATCGGCGATTTTAATGCTTACAATCTCACAACGGTCTTCGGGATTACCCAATTGCTGGACGAAGACGCAACGGAAGTATTGACTGTTTTAAGTCGCCTGGAATCGGTTGACGGCCGCTTTCAGTTTACCCAAAGCGCCGGATCGGTCACAGCTATCGTGGATTACGCACACACGCCGGATGCTTTGCTGAACGTGCTGAAAACCATTGAAAATATCCGCACGCGCAACGAGCAGGTGATCACGGTTGTTGGTTGCGGTGGCGACAGGGATGCACTAAAACGTCCGGAAATGGCGCGCATTGCCTGTGAATTGAGCGACAAAGTGATCCTGACGTCCGACAATCCGCGGTCGGAAGATCCGCAAGCCATTCTCGACGAAATGGAAAAAGGCGTAGAACCGCAGCATTTCATGAAAGTGTTGACGATTCAAGATCGTGAACAAGCTATTAAAACCGCGGTTGCCCTGGCGCAGCCCAAAGATATTATCCTCGTTGCGGGGAAAGGACATGAAAAATACCAGGAAATCAAAGGCGTGAAACATCCGTTCGACGATTTCCAACTAGTGGAAACATACTTTACTAAACTAAACAAATGATGAATGCAATTTCTACGAATCAATCAACACTATTTGGGCATAAAGCGTGTCCGTTAGGCACGCAAAAAATTAGTGCATTCGTGAGAAAAGCTAAGTCAAACATGTCCATTGAATGTGCGAATTCATGAGCACATCAGTGGGAAACAAAACAACAATACTAAACTGAATAAATAATGTTAACGTACCTCTTTGATTATCTCGAACAACTGGATTTTCCCGGAGCAGGATTGTTTCAATACATTTCCTTCCGTGCGGCAATGGCGTTGATTACCTCGCTTATCGTTTCGATCATTTTCGGAAAACGACTGATCAACCTGTTGCGTCGTCAGCAGATCGGCGAAACCGTGCGTGATTTGGGATTGGCCGGACAAATTGAAAAATCGGGAACACCAACCATGGGTGGAATCATCATCCTGAGCGCCATCCTTATTCCAACCTTGTTGTTCGCCAAACTGCACAATATTTATGTGGTCACCATGATCATTGCTACCGTTTGGCTCGGCGCGATCGGTTTCCTCGATGATTACATCAAAGTCTTTAAGAAAAACAAAGAAGGTCTTGCCGGCCGTTTTAAGATCATCGGACAAATCGGTGTGGGAATTATCGTGGGTTGCATTATGTATTTCCACCCCGATGTACAGGTACACAAACGCGTGGATACCGATTACAAAC
Encoded proteins:
- the mraZ gene encoding division/cell wall cluster transcriptional repressor MraZ produces the protein MAGLVGEFEVKLDGKGRFLFPAGLRKQLSPEAQEQFMLNKGFEDCLTLYPMNEWDKLADKLSKLNLFKPKNRMFYRLFHQGAKQVALDSAGRVLVPVMHMERVGLDKDVMLIAYNDRIEIWDKSKYFQLLDGNMADFADLADEVMGDLGNDDE
- a CDS encoding 16S rRNA (cytosine(1402)-N(4))-methyltransferase, with the protein product MTNNDTYHVPVMLKECLDGLSIHPDGTYVDVTFGGGGHSRAIFEQLSPKGQLVVFDQDPDARANAWSAPNFHFVPANFSFLKNHLKVMGINKVDGILADLGVSSHQFDDTKRGFSIRGDEALDMRMNQSGEITAASILATYDEEQLAKIFRAYGEVQGAYKAAVELVKQRKRKPIKTTGQLMEILFPLAPKFKDHKYFAQIFQALRIEVNQEMEALEKFLLQIPDVLKTDGRLVVMSYHSLEDRLVKNIMKRGNIDGSIEKDFFGNVLKPFEEITRKPVSPTEEEITANSRARSAKLRIAKRVSDGK
- a CDS encoding UDP-N-acetylmuramoyl-L-alanyl-D-glutamate--2,6-diaminopimelate ligase gives rise to the protein MIKLNDIASATTVNSWIGPQDAAVSAIVFDSRKAVAGTVFVAMKGTKADGHDFLSQVITQGCTAIVTEKTIDSPADVTQLVVPDTGKALGELAHAFYGSPSDELILVGITGTNGKTTCTTLLHRLYTNLGYKVGLLSTVVNLIGDEAVPATHTTPDPVALNALLADMVAQGCSHCFMEVSSHAVSQNRIAGLNFKGGAFTNITHDHLDYHGTFKAYIEAKKGFFDNLAKGTFALTNADDKNGMVMVQNTKATISTYAMKSHADYMVKVLENSFGGLVLTINGTEVWTRLIGDFNAYNLTTVFGITQLLDEDATEVLTVLSRLESVDGRFQFTQSAGSVTAIVDYAHTPDALLNVLKTIENIRTRNEQVITVVGCGGDRDALKRPEMARIACELSDKVILTSDNPRSEDPQAILDEMEKGVEPQHFMKVLTIQDREQAIKTAVALAQPKDIILVAGKGHEKYQEIKGVKHPFDDFQLVETYFTKLNK